In a single window of the Gemmatimonadaceae bacterium genome:
- a CDS encoding dienelactone hydrolase family protein has translation MIEATVHLKTPDGVMPTRTFHPGEGKRYPAVILFMDGVGIRPTLIEMARRIASNGYYVALPDLFYRSGPQAPFDGATVFSDPAERARLMSLIKEVTPARAMSDTRVILDYLDSDPAADARKIGTVGYCMGGGAALSAAGQFPDRVLAAASYHGGRLATDAPDSPHVLASAARGRVYVGYAENDNSFPEEQRQRLEAALTEAGVSHSMELYHAAHGFSMTDLPVYNETAAAEHWRTMLGLFREALR, from the coding sequence ATGATCGAAGCCACCGTTCACCTGAAGACGCCCGACGGCGTGATGCCCACGCGCACCTTCCACCCCGGCGAGGGCAAACGGTACCCCGCCGTGATCCTGTTCATGGACGGCGTGGGGATCCGGCCCACGCTCATCGAGATGGCGCGCCGCATCGCGTCCAACGGGTACTATGTGGCCCTGCCCGATCTGTTCTACCGGTCGGGACCGCAGGCTCCGTTCGACGGCGCGACCGTGTTCAGCGATCCCGCCGAACGCGCGCGGCTGATGAGCCTCATCAAGGAGGTCACGCCGGCGCGCGCGATGTCCGACACCCGCGTGATCCTGGACTATCTGGACAGCGACCCCGCCGCCGACGCCCGGAAGATCGGGACCGTGGGCTACTGCATGGGAGGCGGGGCGGCACTCAGCGCCGCCGGCCAGTTCCCCGATCGCGTGCTTGCCGCCGCGTCATACCACGGCGGGCGCCTGGCCACCGACGCGCCCGACAGTCCGCATGTGCTCGCGTCGGCCGCCCGCGGGCGTGTGTACGTGGGATACGCCGAGAATGACAACAGCTTTCCCGAGGAGCAGCGGCAGCGGCTGGAGGCCGCGCTCACCGAGGCGGGCGTATCGCACTCGATGGAGCTATACCACGCGGCGCACGGATTCAGCATGACCGATCTGCCGGTGTACAACGAAACCGCGGCGGCGGAGCACTGGCGAACGATGCTGGGGTTGTTCAGGGAAGCGCTGAGGTAG
- a CDS encoding DoxX family protein has translation MMYLFLAGRVLFGGFFLMAGIDHFRRVDMMTPYAKAKGVPAPRLGVLGSGLLLVAGGLSMVLGVYPTWGVVMLTVALVPITYMMHNFWTATEPMARQMDMTHFMKNIALLGAAWMLLLIPQPWALSLFR, from the coding sequence ATGATGTATCTGTTTCTCGCCGGCCGCGTGCTCTTCGGCGGGTTCTTCCTCATGGCCGGCATCGACCACTTTCGTCGCGTGGACATGATGACGCCGTACGCGAAGGCCAAAGGAGTTCCGGCGCCTCGCCTCGGGGTGCTCGGCTCCGGGTTGCTGCTCGTTGCCGGTGGCCTGAGCATGGTGCTCGGGGTCTATCCTACATGGGGCGTGGTCATGCTCACCGTGGCCCTCGTGCCCATCACGTACATGATGCACAACTTCTGGACAGCCACCGAACCCATGGCGCGCCAGATGGACATGACCCACTTCATGAAGAACATCGCGCTGCTCGGCGCGGCCTGGATGCTGCTGCTCATCCCGCAGCCCTGGGCACTCAGCCTCTTCCGATAG
- a CDS encoding VOC family protein has translation MSAVQGSPRITPFLWFDANAEEAVDFYLTVFKNSRRLDALHTGDQPKNRPLVVAFELDGQRFSALNGGPMFKFTEAISFVVRCDSQEEVDEYWTKLTAGGTESQCGWLKDKFGLSWQIVPSRLPELVKHPKAMQAMMGMKKLDIAALERAAQS, from the coding sequence ATGAGCGCCGTACAGGGCTCGCCCCGCATCACGCCCTTTCTCTGGTTCGACGCGAATGCCGAAGAGGCGGTGGACTTCTACCTCACGGTGTTCAAGAATTCGCGCCGCCTCGATGCACTGCACACCGGCGACCAGCCCAAGAACCGGCCACTCGTGGTCGCCTTCGAGCTCGACGGGCAGAGGTTCAGCGCGCTCAACGGGGGCCCGATGTTCAAGTTCACCGAAGCGATCTCGTTCGTGGTGCGGTGCGATTCGCAGGAGGAGGTGGATGAGTACTGGACGAAGCTCACTGCGGGCGGCACCGAGAGTCAGTGCGGCTGGCTCAAGGACAAGTTCGGTCTCTCCTGGCAGATCGTGCCGTCGCGCCTCCCCGAGCTGGTGAAGCACCCCAAGGCCATGCAGGCCATGATGGGCATGAAGAAGCTGGACATCGCGGCGCTCGAGCGGGCGGCGCAATCGTGA
- a CDS encoding PIN domain-containing protein: MPLPLTLSDPSDLKFIEVAVAGGADAIVTGNARDVSIAEGKAAIPIVSPRRLIERLRNG; this comes from the coding sequence TTGCCGCTGCCGCTCACCCTGTCCGACCCGAGCGACCTCAAATTCATCGAGGTTGCCGTAGCGGGCGGCGCGGACGCGATCGTCACGGGGAACGCGCGGGATGTCAGCATCGCCGAGGGCAAGGCCGCGATCCCGATCGTCAGCCCTCGGCGCCTGATCGAGCGGTTGCGCAACGGTTAG